DNA sequence from the Pseudophryne corroboree isolate aPseCor3 chromosome 6, aPseCor3.hap2, whole genome shotgun sequence genome:
tgcagggtgacacagacagaagggagcttatGAGccggtccctccccctgcagggtgacacagacagaagggagcttatGAGccggtccctccccctgcagggtgacacagacagaagggagcttatgagcctgtccctccccctgcagggtgactcggacagaagggagctatgggcctgtccctccccctgcagggtgactcagacagaagggagctatgagcctgtccctccccctgcagggtgactcagacagaagggagctatgggcctgtccctccccctgcaggattACTGAGTATATTGCTGTGTTACAGATGGAGAAGGAGATCTCGGAGTTTATCCAGGACACCACTGAGACGAAGAAAAAGTTTAAGCCTATGGGGAAGATTGAGCGCAGCATCCTGTGAGTGACCTGTGTGTTGCCCTTAGTTGGCAGCGCCCCCTGCTGGTAGCTGCGTTTACTTGTAACTTGTTCCTTTTGTCTATCTTCAGCTATTTGTCCATCGcacatttagactgtaagctcttcgTGCCAGGCTCCTTCGTCCTCTCCCAGTATTGATATGTGTCTAAAAATGACTAAAACCTCCTAGAATCAAACATTTATTTCTACCCCCCACTGAGACGTAGGCGAAGAGCTGACGCTCACCGGGACTCGGATTGTGCACAGACACTCGAATAGTTAATATCTTGAAATATATTTCTTTAAAATATATAGTCCTAGTCCATGaatcgtatgtatgtatgtatacatacatacatacatacatacatacatttttatttattttctctaacgtcgtagtggatactgggaaatgtagttaccatggggtataggtcgGGTCCATTGGAGCATGGCACTTCAAGAAATCAGTCAGTGTGTGCTGTTTATATTGGAACAGGGTCTTTACTACCAACGTTTTGGGGTCTCCTTCTCTCTTACAGACACGACGTGGTGGAAGTGGCCGGACTGACCTCTTTCTCGTTCGGAGAAGATGAGGAGAGCAGATACGTCATGATATTTAAGAACGTGAGTGGCCATCGGCCTGGCTCTGGGGTTTGTGTTACACTCGGTCTTGCGGTGCCGCAGATCTCACTGTGTTTCCCTCTCAGGAGTTTGCACCGTGCAACGAAGAGCTGGAGGCGTATCGTAAGGGTGAGGAGTGGGACCCGGCAAAGGCGGAGGAGAAGAGAAAGCTAAAGGTACGGGGGACGGGCTCACCAGGCCATCTACTGAACAAGGGTTCTCTGATGGGGGCAGAGCCGTATCCTAATGATGGGGACCTAGTATAGGGTGACCTCTATCTTCTAAACATTGTTGGGGAAGTAACTTGGCATACTCTGCAGCAAACGTTAATAGAGACGTGGTAATGACAGACAAAAAACAGATGGTATCAGACTGATGGGATAACGTGAAGGACGGAGGTAGAAGTTGCGGCCGTCACAGTGGGTTTTGTCCTGGGGTAGGAAATGGAGAAGCAGGTTTTCTCAGCAGACCTACCCTTTACCCTGGGGATGGTCTCTTCACCTTAAGTCTTACAACAGACAGTGGACCTTTGGGATCAACAtgatgtaaacttttttttttaaaccacaagGTGTAGATGTAGTGTTTCCACCCCAGGACAAAGGAATCCAAATGCCTCTTCCATCTAGATGGTTTTGTGGGTGTTTGAGAAAGGAAAGGACATGGTCTCACCACAGCCTACCTAGGTTGGCTTTAATGATGCGGCTGTtgaaactagggaggccaatcccgggccattttttcaatcctgggtattaaGGAACTTAAGCGATTATTTGGCTTCCTGTTTGCTCTATTCGCTGCCTGGAGAGTTGAGAGTTGGTGATTCTGTGTCTTGTAGGTCCTCGTTTCTCATCTCTCATGAAAACAGGGCTATTTTCAGTTCCAAACTTTCATTTCAGACCAAGGTGGTCTCAAAACTGAGAATCTAAATCCGGAGGTTGAGATTCCAGGCTCAGACCGGCATAGGTCTCCAGAGGCAGAGCACTCTATGGCTTGTTGTAAAAGAATGGCTGATTCAAGCCCATAGGGCCAGAGAATGGTGCAAGACTGGAGATCTGTATGTCCTTCAGAGAGGTTGTCCAGTGTCTACATAAAATGTCGCCAGGTGGATTCCTTTTATAATATTCCAGACTTCCTTCATTGGTTTCTCAGTTATACCCTGGTTAGGGTACTAGCATGTTCCCGAGGGGAAGCTGTAGTGCTTTGGAATGTAACCTTAAAGTTCCCAAGCTTTTATGTCTGCTCTCTATGCCCCAGTGTCCACCATTGGAGTCTGAGACAATGATTTAAGTACAGGAATAGAATTTAGAGGGCTGTTGATCTGGTCAGTAGCCCAGTAATGGTGGCAGGTTGGTGCTTACGGTATTCTGTGTTCCCGGCAGGAGCTGGCCCGGAGGGAGGCAGAAGCCGATGCACTGCGAGGTCCGTCCTGTGTCAACCCAGCCTCCGACTACAAGGATAAATACAGCCACCTAATTGGGAAGGTTGCCGCCAAGGATGCTGCCCACACCCTGCAAGCCAACAAGACCTACGGCTGTGGTAAGGAAGGAGTAAGACCATAAAAATATATAACCATTTAGACCAAAACTGATAAAACCTCTATTGGAACGATTATTTAGACTTAAGACTTCTGTTTCAGTTTACCAGTTGTAAGTTCAGTGTATTAGTATCAATCCCGGCTGGCTCGCCAATTGTCAACTGTTGTAAATTAGATACATTTTTGGAAACATCCGTGGAAAGTGGCGCGTTTGGTAGAATAATTGCTGGTAGGTCATTTTGGGATCTCGGATTCCGACCTGCTGACACAGGTCCTTCTCGTGAGAACCCTTTTAGGATAGTGGTACCCAAATGCAATCCTCAAAACTGCAGTCCAGGCTTTAAGAATATCcgtgcttgggcacaggtgacttaattagtacctcattcagtttgattttaccatctgtgtACAAGCAGGGATATTCCTAATACCTGGACTGTTGGGTGATATAAAGACCGCGTTTCAGAATCGCTCCTTTAGGTATTTGAATGAGAGATTATAAATGAGCAAGAAATGGAAAATCTAATTTTGCGCTCTTCAGCAGATTTGTGTCCACTGAGTGGCAGTAATAACATTGGTAGGGCTGGTAGTAAATATTAAAAGGCAGCGATCTTTTGGTCGTGGGTCAGAGCAGGTATTTGGAGACTCCAGTGGATCGGTCTGAAACAGTGGGTGGTGGGTCATGTAGTGTTGGTTGTCTCCTAATACTTCTGCATCCTTGTCCCCAGTTCCTGTTGCTAACAAGCGGGACACCCGTTCCATCGAGGAGGCCATGAATGAGATCCGCGCCAAGAAGCGCCTAAAACAAGAGGACGGGGAGTCGGCGTCCAGCAGCAATTAAGACGCTTTGGGCATCTGAGACCCAACCTGCCCCCTAGTGGTAGTGGATGGAAAGACACCGTGAAGACAGATTTTATCTGATGGATATTTTTacgtttttaaaactttttttttttgttgttgtctgtGTGGGCTTTATTTCTCTTCATTTCAAAGATATTGCGCAGTAAGTCCTGTAGCGACACCTGGGCCCAGACGGACGGTAAAAAGAGAGGATTATAAAACGCTTACCTCTGTTTCCATGTTGTCTCTCCCCTGTCCGCGAGGGTGGATTTGTTATCTGAAGCTGACGCCGCTCTGACGTCCGTATCCTGCTTTTTTGGAAGAATGTTTTACTCACAGAAGAACCGGGGCCATATCGAGCAGAGTTACTCCGGGCCCCTGAGTCTGAAAGCGCCTGATTTTAGCCTGATCAATGATAATCTGCTTTTGTAATATGTTTTAAGCCTTATATTTGTAATGTTTTgggatagttatatatatatatttttttttccatataGTTTTAGGATTTCTGATAGGACATTGTGAGTGGGAGCCACATCAGACTGTGTTTGCGGCAGCCTGCCGTTCCATCCCTGGAGGGGTTCTTTTTAGACCACAAAGAAGCTGTGATATCTCGGAGGCCATGatgtaaaccaggggtggggaaccttcggtcttcctgttgttgaactacacatcccagcatgccctgcaacagttttagcatggccagatagcaaggcatgctggtatgtgtagttcaacaacagatg
Encoded proteins:
- the SPAG7 gene encoding sperm-associated antigen 7, coding for MADLLGSILSSMERPPVVGDKESRRKAREQAARIKNIKEHEKRQKMEFRKKMEKEISEFIQDTTETKKKFKPMGKIERSILHDVVEVAGLTSFSFGEDEESRYVMIFKNEFAPCNEELEAYRKGEEWDPAKAEEKRKLKELARREAEADALRGPSCVNPASDYKDKYSHLIGKVAAKDAAHTLQANKTYGCVPVANKRDTRSIEEAMNEIRAKKRLKQEDGESASSSN